The genomic stretch CGACACCGCTCTGGGCCGAGCCGCCGGCCGCGGTCTGTGAATACTGACCCGTCGTCGCTTCACCGCCCGAGACGAAGATCGTCGCCAGGTCGACCGCTCGTTTCGCGTCCAGCGGCGTATCTACCGTTCCGGTCAACACGACGTTGTCGTTCAGCAGTTCCACCTTGACGGCCGAGGTCGGAAGGAAGCGCTTGATGTAATCCTCCAGGCCGGCGACGTCGCGTTCGACGGCCAGGTCCAGGCTGGCGATCTGTTCGCCGTTCGGACCGAAGACGAAGATATTGGTCTCGCCGACCGCCTTGCCGAACAGGTAGATACGCCTTGCGGTGCGGGTCACCGCATCGGCAACGGTCGGGTTGGCGACAAGAATGTCGTAGGCATCGCTCGGCAGGTCTATGACCACCGATTTGTTTAGGCCAAGCTTGACACGCTGGGTGGCGGTCGTGGCCGTCACATGCGTGCTCTTCGCCTCGACAACGCCCTGCACATTCGTTCCGACGAGCAGCAGGCCGAATGCCGCGGCTGCGATTGCCGGCAGTTTACCGCTTAGCCTCATTTCCTTGCCCCTACTTCGGAAACTTCACCCGACTTGATCAATCTTACCGTTCCCTTGCGGCCATTGCCGGAAACGAGATAGTCGGCCTCGTCCACATTCTTTTCCTGGGTGTCCGTGATCGCGCGCAGCGCCAGCGTCAGGCGATCCGCCATCTGCTGGGCGACGGTGATGATCTCAGCCTGTTTGGGTGTGAGTTCCAGCGTGGCGGTCTGGCCAACCCTGGTCTTTTTGCCCTCCTCGTCCTCCTGGATAGTCTGGTCGATTGCCAGGACGCGGATATTCTTGAGGATGGTTTCGGTGTTGAAACCGGTGCCGCCGCCGTTGGCATCCGCCCTGCGGGTCATGATGACGTCGACGAAATCGTTTGGAAGGATGAAGCCGCCGGCCGAAGTGTCGGCCGATATGGTTGTGGCGACCGCCCGCATCCCGGAAGGCAGGATGGAGGACATGAAGCTTTGCCCCTCGCCGATCAGTTTGGAGCGCCGCACGGGCTCGCCCGCGTACATCGGCACGCGGGCAATCGACCCCTTCAATTTCTCCAGGGCGTCGGGAGCATTGGCCTTGGTGATGAAATTCGCGTTGACGCCGTCGGCCGGCCAGGATTGCCAGGAGATGTTGTTCTGAAGCGCATTACCCATCAAGACATCCCCCGAGAGCACAAGAACGTCCTGCAGGGGCACGGCGGGAGCCTGGGGGCCCGAATCGACGACGATCTGCGGCGGTGGGGCGGCGACCATATTTTTTGCGACATAGCCAGCGCCGCCCGCCGCGGCCACCGCCACGCTCAGAATAATCAGTCGGGATGCTGGCATCTGTCCGAACCCTCGCCCTTGGCAAACCACGTAGCCAGGCCGGACTTTGCAGCGGCAATCGTCAAAACAAGGTTAATGTAATGCTTACGATCGTGATTAATTTAAGGTTTACATAAATTAGCTGGAT from Mesorhizobium sp. NZP2077 encodes the following:
- the cpaB gene encoding Flp pilus assembly protein CpaB, translated to MPASRLIILSVAVAAAGGAGYVAKNMVAAPPPQIVVDSGPQAPAVPLQDVLVLSGDVLMGNALQNNISWQSWPADGVNANFITKANAPDALEKLKGSIARVPMYAGEPVRRSKLIGEGQSFMSSILPSGMRAVATTISADTSAGGFILPNDFVDVIMTRRADANGGGTGFNTETILKNIRVLAIDQTIQEDEEGKKTRVGQTATLELTPKQAEIITVAQQMADRLTLALRAITDTQEKNVDEADYLVSGNGRKGTVRLIKSGEVSEVGARK